A window of Lysobacter terrestris contains these coding sequences:
- a CDS encoding DUF6973 domain-containing protein, whose protein sequence is MKAVVAKPTRKRLWRKLFVVAVLLGVYPAFVLTATYAHWFQADLPGGRNGPADAYRHSLASAIVAYTLSPRCVDWVTAVMERGGKGSPSRAMDAHNNRLGARIGATADSWNAMQQAVLAAVKNGAIDARSPDQITWLAPRAWQDRLY, encoded by the coding sequence GTGAAGGCCGTAGTCGCCAAGCCGACCCGCAAGCGCCTCTGGCGCAAGTTGTTCGTTGTTGCGGTGCTGCTTGGTGTCTATCCCGCGTTCGTGCTGACGGCGACCTACGCGCACTGGTTCCAGGCCGACCTGCCGGGTGGTCGCAACGGTCCCGCCGATGCGTACCGTCACTCGCTCGCCAGCGCGATCGTCGCCTACACCCTGTCGCCGCGCTGCGTGGACTGGGTGACGGCGGTGATGGAGCGGGGCGGGAAAGGGAGCCCCTCGCGTGCGATGGATGCGCACAACAACCGGCTCGGCGCGCGCATCGGCGCGACCGCCGACAGCTGGAATGCAATGCAGCAGGCCGTGCTTGCTGCCGTGAAGAACGGCGCGATCGATGCCCGATCGCCCGACCAGATCACCTGGCTCGCGCCCCGCGCGTGGCAGGACCGACTTTACTGA
- the carA gene encoding glutamine-hydrolyzing carbamoyl-phosphate synthase small subunit — protein MTQPAILALEDGTIFEGISAGAPGLSVGEVVFNTAITGYQEILTDPSYARQIVTLTYPHVGNTGMTDQDDEAGQVWASGLIVRNVPRRPSNWRSQVSMPEWLAKRGIVAISDIDTRKLTRLLRDTGAQNGALMAGEIDVAKALEAARKFPGLKGMDLAKVVTTTSAYEWRDGQLDLDNNVFVQAEPKHHVVAYDFGVKHNILRMLAERGCRVSVVPAQTPAADVLAMNPDGVFLSNGPGDPEPCDYAIAAIKEFVDKKIPTFGICLGHQLLGLASGAKTMKMKFGHHGANHPVQDLTGGRVMITSQNHGFAVDETTLPANVRVTHRSLFDGSNQGIELTDAPAFSFQGHPEASPGPHDVGPLFDRFVASMQQAK, from the coding sequence GTGACCCAACCCGCAATCCTTGCGCTCGAAGACGGCACCATCTTCGAGGGCATTTCCGCAGGCGCGCCCGGCCTTTCGGTCGGCGAGGTGGTGTTCAACACCGCCATCACCGGCTACCAGGAGATCCTCACCGATCCCTCCTATGCCCGCCAGATCGTCACCCTGACGTACCCGCACGTCGGCAACACCGGCATGACCGACCAGGACGACGAGGCCGGCCAGGTCTGGGCCTCCGGCCTGATCGTGCGCAACGTGCCGCGCCGCCCGAGCAACTGGCGCAGCCAGGTCTCGATGCCCGAGTGGCTGGCCAAGCGCGGCATCGTCGCCATCTCAGACATCGACACCCGCAAGCTGACCCGCCTGCTGCGCGACACCGGCGCCCAGAACGGCGCGCTGATGGCCGGCGAGATCGACGTGGCCAAGGCGCTGGAAGCCGCGCGCAAGTTCCCCGGCCTCAAGGGCATGGACCTGGCGAAGGTCGTCACCACGACCAGCGCCTACGAATGGCGTGACGGCCAGCTCGACCTCGACAACAACGTGTTCGTGCAGGCCGAGCCGAAGCACCACGTCGTCGCCTACGACTTCGGCGTCAAGCACAACATCCTGCGCATGCTCGCCGAGCGCGGCTGCCGCGTCAGCGTGGTGCCGGCGCAGACGCCCGCCGCCGACGTGCTGGCGATGAATCCGGATGGCGTGTTCCTGTCCAACGGTCCCGGCGATCCGGAACCGTGCGACTACGCGATCGCCGCGATCAAGGAATTCGTCGACAAGAAGATCCCGACCTTCGGCATCTGCCTCGGCCACCAGCTGCTCGGCCTCGCCAGCGGTGCGAAGACGATGAAGATGAAGTTTGGCCATCACGGCGCGAATCACCCGGTGCAGGACCTGACCGGCGGTCGCGTGATGATCACCTCGCAGAACCACGGCTTCGCGGTCGATGAAACGACGTTGCCCGCCAACGTGCGCGTGACCCACCGCTCGCTGTTCGATGGCAGCAACCAGGGCATCGAACTCACCGACGCGCCGGCCTTCAGCTTCCAGGGTCATCCTGAAGCGAGCCCCGGTCCGCACGACGTGGGCCCGCTGTTCGATCGCTTCGTCGCTTCGATGCAACAGGCGAAGTGA
- a CDS encoding DUF1631 family protein, translating to MLLTAMQRISQEQLGLALERILRRADDYLFDSSSNGAGAELTALRDLRRARAQIAQRFDQSLAAGFRKLQEAPMATRAVDASSLSLVSDEALEEQLATEQVIDVLGRYHAPALELLDKRLAALTERPMLAARDNPVGPKFLADALGGSLAALDVSTAVRVVVYKFFERELSTALAPLYDRLNSGLVSAGILPHIKPTKRAEPLPQPTQPGEAQGVADPATVAVASAVASQFGMTGAGDQAMFSSLLGLLQTWRQAMHPNRDTEGGVSMSTSDVMNVLSLLQREPPRPEVQGPSDSRIPLAEQLRRDLLSAARRMGMGGDNISLSNVDEDAVDLVGMLFDVMLDERHFEADVRGKINRLLVPYIKVAVKDRRLFLYKAHPARRLLNAVAEASEGNRGESPQERELMARVDTIIDRLVAEFNEDIAIFETLEQELRSFMEQHRKRIEVTERRAAEAQRGKERLEQARESVSVDLAISRDTRELPPAFDAFINQYTAHHLTQIVLREGKDSPKFADAVNALTALMVSFDHAELGVPVDRLPEMPRGTLLAILESSGIQGHAADEVIASLQRTLQRVSAGENVDAIAEPLPVSPVAAAPEPPADPSELRVVAGKDGLDFDPDMAERMRALEVGTWLQLTSESGRVEPAKVSWISPISSRLLFVNRRGIRVLVASAEELAAMARLGRVQLREAETAFDDAIHQVMGKLKATLAPTAAAAPAAGSASESATA from the coding sequence TTGCTGCTCACCGCCATGCAGCGCATCAGCCAGGAGCAGTTGGGCCTGGCGCTCGAGCGCATCCTGCGCCGTGCCGACGACTACCTGTTCGACAGCAGCAGCAATGGCGCCGGTGCGGAACTCACCGCGCTGCGCGACCTCCGCCGCGCCCGTGCGCAGATCGCGCAACGTTTCGACCAGTCGCTCGCGGCCGGCTTCCGCAAGCTGCAGGAAGCGCCGATGGCGACGCGCGCCGTCGATGCCTCCTCGCTGAGCCTGGTGTCGGATGAAGCGCTCGAAGAGCAGCTCGCCACCGAACAGGTGATCGACGTGCTCGGCCGGTACCACGCGCCGGCGCTGGAGTTGCTCGACAAGCGCCTGGCCGCGCTGACCGAGCGCCCGATGCTGGCCGCCCGCGACAACCCGGTGGGGCCCAAATTCCTCGCCGACGCGCTCGGCGGCTCGCTTGCCGCACTCGACGTCAGCACCGCCGTCCGCGTCGTCGTCTACAAGTTCTTCGAGCGCGAACTCTCCACCGCGCTCGCGCCGTTGTACGACCGGCTCAATTCCGGCCTGGTCTCGGCGGGCATCCTGCCGCACATCAAGCCGACCAAGCGTGCCGAACCGCTGCCGCAGCCCACCCAGCCGGGCGAAGCGCAGGGCGTCGCCGACCCGGCGACGGTGGCCGTGGCGAGTGCCGTCGCCAGCCAGTTCGGCATGACCGGGGCGGGCGACCAGGCGATGTTCTCCAGCCTGCTCGGCCTGCTGCAGACCTGGCGCCAGGCCATGCATCCCAACCGCGACACCGAGGGCGGCGTCAGCATGAGCACCTCGGACGTGATGAACGTGCTCTCGCTGCTGCAGCGGGAGCCGCCGCGCCCGGAAGTCCAGGGGCCGTCCGACTCGCGCATTCCGCTGGCCGAACAGCTGCGCCGCGACCTGCTCTCCGCGGCGCGCCGCATGGGCATGGGCGGCGACAACATCAGCCTGTCGAACGTGGACGAGGATGCCGTCGACCTCGTCGGCATGCTGTTCGACGTGATGCTGGACGAGCGCCATTTCGAAGCCGACGTGCGCGGCAAGATCAATCGCCTGCTGGTGCCGTATATCAAGGTCGCGGTCAAGGACCGCCGCCTGTTCCTGTACAAGGCGCACCCGGCCCGCCGCCTGCTCAATGCGGTGGCCGAGGCCAGCGAAGGCAATCGCGGCGAAAGCCCGCAGGAACGCGAACTCATGGCCCGCGTCGATACGATCATCGACCGCCTCGTGGCCGAGTTCAACGAAGACATCGCCATCTTCGAAACGCTCGAGCAGGAACTGCGGTCGTTCATGGAGCAGCACCGCAAGCGCATCGAAGTCACCGAGCGTCGCGCGGCGGAAGCGCAGCGCGGCAAGGAGCGGCTCGAACAGGCCCGCGAGAGCGTGTCGGTGGACCTCGCGATCAGCCGCGATACGCGCGAGCTGCCGCCGGCGTTCGATGCCTTCATCAACCAGTACACCGCGCACCACCTCACCCAGATCGTGCTGCGCGAAGGCAAGGATTCGCCGAAGTTCGCCGACGCCGTCAACGCACTGACGGCGCTGATGGTGAGCTTCGATCATGCCGAGCTGGGCGTGCCGGTCGACCGCCTGCCGGAAATGCCGCGGGGCACGCTGCTGGCGATCCTGGAGAGCTCCGGCATCCAGGGGCACGCGGCCGACGAGGTCATCGCCAGCCTGCAGCGGACCCTGCAGCGCGTGTCGGCGGGAGAGAACGTCGATGCGATCGCCGAGCCGCTTCCGGTCTCGCCCGTGGCGGCGGCTCCGGAACCGCCAGCCGATCCTTCCGAGCTGCGGGTCGTGGCCGGCAAGGACGGGCTGGATTTCGATCCGGACATGGCCGAACGGATGCGGGCGCTCGAAGTCGGCACCTGGCTGCAGCTGACCAGCGAAAGCGGCCGGGTCGAGCCCGCCAAGGTCTCCTGGATCAGCCCGATCTCCTCCCGCCTGCTGTTCGTGAACCGGCGCGGCATCCGCGTGCTGGTGGCCTCCGCCGAGGAACTGGCGGCGATGGCCCGGCTGGGGCGCGTGCAGTTGCGTGAAGCCGAGACGGCGTTCGACGACGCGATCCACCAGGTCATGGGCAAGCTGAAGGCGACCCTCGCGCCCACTGCGGCCGCGGCGCCTGCCGCCGGGTCGGCTTCCGAAAGCGCCACCGCCTGA
- the dapB gene encoding 4-hydroxy-tetrahydrodipicolinate reductase translates to MNTPVRIIIHGASGRMGQALLRLAGERPEIQVVAAVSRKVAARVVDGVPQFASSELGGVPEFDAAIDFSLPEAFDAVLATCRSRRAALVSGTTGLSASQQEELHAAATEIPVLWSANFSLGVAVLSDLVERAAAALSGWDCDIVESHHVHKKDAPSGTALALGASAERGGAAPRYASLRAGDIVGEHLVQFASLGERIELVHRATNRDIFARGALHAASRLAGRAPGEYRLRDLLG, encoded by the coding sequence ATGAATACCCCTGTCCGCATCATCATCCACGGCGCATCGGGCCGCATGGGCCAGGCATTGCTGCGGCTCGCAGGCGAACGCCCGGAGATCCAGGTCGTGGCCGCCGTGTCGCGCAAGGTGGCAGCGCGCGTGGTCGATGGCGTGCCGCAATTCGCATCGAGCGAGCTGGGCGGCGTGCCCGAATTCGACGCCGCCATTGATTTCAGCCTGCCCGAAGCCTTCGACGCCGTCCTCGCGACCTGTCGTTCGCGCCGTGCCGCGCTCGTGTCCGGCACGACCGGGCTGTCCGCGTCGCAGCAGGAGGAATTGCATGCGGCGGCGACCGAGATTCCGGTGCTGTGGTCGGCGAACTTCAGCCTCGGCGTCGCCGTGCTCAGCGATCTGGTGGAGCGGGCCGCGGCGGCCTTGTCGGGCTGGGACTGCGACATCGTCGAGTCCCACCACGTCCACAAGAAGGACGCGCCGTCCGGCACCGCGCTCGCCCTGGGCGCGTCGGCGGAGCGGGGCGGGGCGGCGCCGCGCTACGCGTCGCTGCGCGCGGGCGACATCGTCGGCGAGCACCTGGTCCAGTTCGCCTCGCTGGGCGAACGGATCGAACTGGTCCACCGCGCCACCAACCGCGACATCTTCGCCCGCGGCGCGCTGCATGCCGCGTCGCGACTGGCGGGGCGGGCGCCCGGCGAATACCGGCTGCGCGATCTGCTCGGCTGA
- the dnaJ gene encoding molecular chaperone DnaJ, translating to MSKRDYYEVLGVARDASDEDLKKAYRRCAMKYHPDRNPGDHAAEASFKECKEAYEVLSEGSKRRMYDQHGHAAFEHGMGGGGGGAGAYADMGDIFGDIFGNIFGGGAGARGPRRGADIGYVMELSLEEAVGGVEKQIEIPTLDECDSCKGTGSADGKLENCGTCHGHGQVRFQRGIFSMQQTCPHCGGRGKTITSPCGDCHGQGRVERTKHLQVKVPAGVDNGDRIRLAGEGEAGPAGAPPGDLYVEIRVRPHEIFERDGDDLHCDVPIRISQAALGDIVRVPTLDGEVELRIPSETQTGKQFRLRDRGVKSVRSRAPGDLYCRVVVETPVNLTAEQRELLEKFETTFVGDGARKHSPRSSTFIDGVKGFWDRMTS from the coding sequence ATGAGCAAGCGCGATTACTACGAAGTCCTGGGCGTGGCCCGCGACGCCAGCGACGAAGACCTGAAGAAGGCCTACCGTCGCTGCGCGATGAAGTACCACCCGGACCGCAATCCGGGCGACCACGCCGCCGAGGCCTCGTTCAAGGAGTGCAAGGAGGCTTACGAAGTGCTCTCCGAGGGCTCCAAGCGCCGCATGTACGACCAGCACGGCCATGCCGCGTTCGAACACGGCATGGGTGGCGGCGGTGGCGGTGCCGGCGCGTATGCCGACATGGGCGACATCTTCGGTGACATCTTCGGCAATATCTTCGGGGGCGGCGCCGGCGCGCGCGGCCCGCGTCGCGGTGCCGACATCGGCTACGTGATGGAGCTGTCGCTGGAAGAAGCGGTGGGCGGGGTCGAGAAGCAGATCGAGATTCCCACGCTCGACGAATGCGACAGCTGCAAGGGCACGGGTTCGGCCGACGGCAAGCTCGAGAACTGCGGCACCTGCCATGGGCACGGCCAGGTGCGCTTCCAGCGCGGCATCTTCTCCATGCAGCAGACCTGTCCGCATTGCGGCGGCCGCGGCAAGACCATCACCAGTCCCTGCGGCGATTGCCATGGGCAGGGTCGCGTGGAACGCACCAAGCACCTGCAGGTCAAGGTGCCGGCCGGCGTCGACAACGGCGACCGCATCCGCCTGGCGGGCGAGGGCGAAGCGGGGCCGGCGGGAGCGCCGCCGGGCGATCTCTACGTGGAGATCCGCGTGCGCCCGCACGAGATCTTCGAGCGCGACGGCGACGACCTGCATTGCGACGTGCCGATCCGCATTTCCCAGGCCGCGCTGGGCGACATCGTGCGGGTGCCCACCCTCGACGGCGAAGTCGAGCTGCGCATTCCTTCCGAGACCCAGACCGGCAAGCAGTTCCGCCTGCGCGACCGCGGCGTGAAGTCGGTGCGCAGCCGCGCGCCGGGCGACCTGTATTGCCGTGTAGTGGTGGAGACGCCGGTGAACCTCACCGCGGAGCAGCGCGAGCTGCTGGAGAAGTTCGAAACGACCTTCGTCGGCGACGGGGCGCGCAAGCATTCCCCGCGCTCGTCGACGTTCATCGATGGCGTCAAGGGCTTCTGGGACCGGATGACTTCGTAA
- the dnaK gene encoding molecular chaperone DnaK: MAKIIGIDLGTTNSCVAVMEGGKARVIENAEGDRTTPSIVAFTKDGEVLVGASAKRQAVTNPKNTFYAVKRLIGRKFTDAEVQKDIGLVPYKITQHDNGDAWVETADGKKMAPQQISAEVLAKMKKTAEAYLGETVTEAVITVPAYFNDSQRQATKDAGKIAGLDVKRIINEPTAAALAYGMDKKGGDRKVAVYDLGGGTFDVSIIEIASVDGEMQVEVLSTNGDTFLGGEDFDKRVIDYLVEEFNKDQGIDLRKDHLALQRLKDAAERAKIELSSAQQTEVNLPYVTADASGPKHLNIKLTRAKLEALVEDLVKKTIEPCRIALNDAGLRASEISEVILVGGQTRMPKVQQAVTDFFGKEPRKDVNPDEAVAVGAAIQGGVLQGDVKDVLLLDVTPLSLGIETLGGVFTKIIEKNTTVPTKASQTFSTAEDNQSAVTVHVLQGEREQARYNKSLARFDLSGIEPAPRGMPQVEVSFDIDANGIVHVTAKDKKTGKEQKVEIKAGSGLSEDEINKMVQDAEAHREEDKKFHELVQARNHADGLIHAARSAIKDNGDKVPGDVIGRAEGAIAELETAMRGDDKAQIEAKSKVLEEAAQSLFAAASAGQPGPDMGAGAAGGPSSDDVVDAEFTEVKDDKKS; the protein is encoded by the coding sequence ATGGCAAAGATCATCGGCATCGACCTGGGCACCACGAATTCGTGCGTTGCGGTCATGGAAGGCGGCAAGGCCCGCGTCATCGAGAACGCCGAAGGCGACCGCACCACGCCTTCGATCGTCGCGTTCACCAAGGACGGCGAAGTGCTGGTCGGCGCCTCGGCCAAGCGCCAGGCCGTCACCAACCCCAAGAACACCTTCTACGCGGTGAAGCGCCTGATCGGCCGCAAGTTCACCGACGCCGAAGTGCAGAAGGACATCGGCCTGGTCCCGTACAAGATCACCCAGCACGACAACGGCGACGCGTGGGTGGAGACCGCCGACGGCAAGAAGATGGCGCCGCAGCAGATCTCCGCCGAAGTGCTGGCCAAGATGAAGAAGACGGCCGAAGCCTACCTGGGCGAAACCGTCACCGAAGCCGTCATCACCGTGCCGGCCTACTTCAACGACAGCCAGCGCCAGGCGACCAAGGACGCCGGCAAGATCGCCGGCCTCGACGTCAAGCGCATCATCAACGAGCCGACCGCAGCCGCGCTGGCCTACGGCATGGACAAGAAGGGCGGCGACCGCAAGGTGGCCGTGTACGACCTCGGCGGCGGCACCTTCGACGTGTCGATCATCGAGATCGCTTCCGTCGACGGCGAAATGCAGGTCGAAGTGCTGTCGACCAACGGCGACACCTTCCTGGGCGGCGAAGACTTCGACAAGCGCGTCATCGACTACCTCGTCGAAGAGTTCAACAAGGACCAGGGCATCGACCTGCGCAAGGACCACCTGGCCCTGCAGCGCCTGAAGGACGCGGCCGAGCGCGCCAAGATCGAGCTCTCCTCCGCGCAGCAGACCGAAGTGAACCTGCCGTACGTCACCGCCGATGCGAGCGGCCCCAAGCACCTCAACATCAAGCTGACGCGCGCCAAGCTCGAAGCCCTGGTCGAGGACCTGGTCAAGAAGACCATCGAACCCTGCCGCATCGCGCTGAACGATGCCGGCCTGCGCGCCAGCGAGATCTCGGAAGTGATCCTCGTCGGCGGCCAGACCCGCATGCCGAAGGTGCAGCAGGCCGTCACCGACTTCTTCGGCAAGGAGCCGCGCAAGGACGTCAACCCGGATGAAGCCGTGGCCGTCGGCGCCGCGATCCAGGGCGGCGTGCTGCAGGGCGACGTCAAGGACGTGCTGCTGCTCGACGTGACCCCGCTGTCGCTGGGCATCGAGACCCTGGGCGGCGTGTTCACCAAGATCATCGAGAAGAACACCACGGTGCCGACCAAGGCGTCGCAGACCTTCTCGACCGCCGAGGACAACCAGTCCGCCGTGACCGTGCACGTGCTGCAGGGCGAGCGCGAACAGGCCCGCTACAACAAGTCGCTGGCCCGCTTCGACCTGTCCGGCATCGAGCCGGCGCCGCGCGGCATGCCGCAGGTGGAAGTCTCGTTCGACATCGACGCCAACGGCATCGTCCACGTGACTGCCAAGGACAAGAAGACCGGCAAGGAACAGAAGGTCGAGATCAAGGCCGGTTCCGGCCTGTCCGAGGACGAGATCAACAAGATGGTGCAGGACGCCGAGGCGCACCGCGAAGAGGACAAGAAGTTCCACGAACTGGTGCAGGCCCGCAACCACGCCGACGGCCTGATCCACGCTGCGCGCAGCGCGATCAAGGACAACGGCGACAAGGTGCCGGGCGACGTGATCGGTCGCGCCGAGGGCGCGATCGCCGAACTCGAGACCGCGATGCGCGGCGACGACAAGGCGCAGATCGAGGCCAAGTCGAAGGTGCTGGAGGAAGCCGCGCAGTCGCTGTTCGCCGCCGCTTCCGCCGGCCAGCCGGGTCCGGACATGGGTGCCGGCGCGGCCGGTGGCCCGTCCTCGGACGACGTGGTCGACGCCGAGTTCACCGAGGTCAAGGACGACAAGAAGTCCTGA